The following proteins are encoded in a genomic region of Rhodoferax aquaticus:
- the garD gene encoding galactarate dehydratase, with protein sequence MAAPLTIRMHAADNVAIVANDGGLAAGTVLPDGLILVDRVPQGHKVALAAIAKGAAVLRYNVAIGYAQNDIPAGSWVHERLLHMPEARSLSELPKSTAPAWNAEPLEGYTFEGYRNADGSVGTRNILAITTTVQCVAGVVDFAVQRIKAELLPRYPHVDDVIGLEHAYGCGVAIDAPDAIIPIRTLRNISKNPNFGGEVMVVSLGCEKLQPERLFPAGSIAIQTVAAHAIGTAASGQNTPHNTPELDVVCLQAEQHVGFMSMIDSVLASAVPHLERLNARRRETIPASELVVGVQCGGSDAFSGVTANPAVGFCTDLLVRAGATVMFSETTEVRDAIEQMTARATTPEIADAMAREMAWYDAYLGRGQADRSANTTPGNKAGGLSNIVEKAMGSIIKSGTAPISGVLSPGEKLQHKGLHYAATPASDFICGTLQLAAGMNLHVFTTGRGTPYGLAEVPVIKVATRTDLARRWHDLMDVNAGTIADGNASIADVGWELFHLMLEVASGRKKTWAEHWKLHNALVLFNPAPIT encoded by the coding sequence ATGGCAGCGCCTCTCACCATCCGCATGCATGCGGCCGACAACGTCGCCATCGTGGCCAACGATGGTGGTCTGGCCGCCGGAACCGTGCTACCCGATGGACTGATACTGGTGGACCGCGTGCCGCAAGGCCACAAGGTGGCACTAGCGGCGATTGCCAAAGGTGCTGCCGTGCTGCGCTACAACGTGGCCATTGGCTATGCGCAGAACGACATACCAGCAGGCAGCTGGGTGCACGAGCGTCTGCTGCATATGCCTGAAGCGCGCTCGCTGTCCGAGCTGCCAAAGTCCACCGCCCCGGCGTGGAATGCCGAGCCGCTGGAGGGCTACACCTTCGAGGGCTACCGCAACGCCGATGGCTCGGTGGGCACGCGCAATATTCTGGCCATTACCACCACCGTGCAGTGCGTAGCCGGTGTGGTGGACTTTGCGGTGCAGCGCATCAAGGCGGAATTGCTGCCGCGTTACCCGCACGTAGATGACGTGATTGGCCTGGAGCACGCCTATGGCTGCGGTGTGGCCATTGACGCACCCGATGCCATCATCCCCATCCGCACGCTGCGCAACATCTCCAAGAACCCCAACTTTGGGGGCGAAGTGATGGTGGTGAGCTTGGGCTGCGAAAAGCTGCAACCCGAGCGCTTGTTCCCGGCAGGCAGTATTGCTATACAAACAGTAGCTGCTCACGCAATAGGCACGGCCGCAAGTGGCCAAAATACCCCCCACAACACGCCTGAACTCGATGTGGTGTGCCTGCAAGCCGAACAGCATGTGGGCTTCATGAGCATGATTGATTCGGTGCTGGCGTCTGCGGTACCCCACCTGGAGCGCCTGAACGCCCGCCGCCGCGAAACCATTCCTGCCAGCGAGCTGGTCGTTGGCGTGCAGTGCGGCGGCAGCGACGCATTCTCTGGCGTGACCGCCAACCCGGCCGTGGGCTTTTGCACTGACCTGCTGGTGCGCGCCGGTGCCACCGTGATGTTTTCGGAAACTACCGAAGTACGAGACGCCATTGAGCAAATGACCGCCCGCGCCACCACCCCTGAGATTGCCGACGCCATGGCCCGCGAGATGGCCTGGTACGACGCCTACCTGGGCCGTGGCCAGGCGGACCGCAGTGCCAACACGACCCCCGGCAACAAGGCCGGCGGCCTCTCCAACATTGTGGAGAAAGCCATGGGCTCCATCATCAAGTCTGGCACCGCGCCTATCAGCGGTGTGCTGTCGCCCGGCGAAAAGCTGCAGCACAAAGGCTTGCACTACGCCGCCACTCCGGCCAGCGACTTTATTTGCGGCACTTTGCAGCTGGCCGCCGGCATGAACCTGCATGTGTTTACCACGGGTCGCGGCACCCCTTACGGGCTGGCCGAAGTTCCCGTCATCAAGGTGGCGACCCGCACCGATCTGGCCCGCCGCTGGCACGACCTCATGGACGTGAACGCAGGAACCATCGCCGATGGAAACGCCAGCATTGCCGACGTGGGCTGGGAGCTGTTCCACCTGATGTTGGAAGTGGCCAGCGGCCGCAAAAAAACCTGGGCTGAACACTGGAAGCTGCACAACGCACTGGTGTTGTTCAACCCCGCCCCCATTACCTGA
- a CDS encoding SMP-30/gluconolactonase/LRE family protein, with the protein MNPTSTPWHLASTTRDTVGECPVWHVATQALFWVDIEGQRIHRLDWASRQQASWSVPERVGCIAMSTRGTVIAAMESGIFELALTDAPTAQVTRLATVAHPQANMRFNDGRCDAQGRFWAGTMVQDMRLASPAGGIYCFDENGLRGPLLQGYITPNGMAFSPEGNTAYLSDSHPTRLKIWQHSFNGTDGSWGPQVEWVNMAEHPGRPDGAAVDADGCYWICGIDAGQLHQFSPQGELLQSIALPMSKPTKCAFGGPELRHLFVTSLQPAAPTQGFDASLDGALLVLEPGVQGLPEPLFSRFPVR; encoded by the coding sequence GTGAATCCAACATCAACCCCTTGGCACCTTGCCAGCACCACCCGCGACACAGTGGGCGAGTGCCCTGTGTGGCATGTGGCGACCCAAGCGTTGTTTTGGGTAGACATTGAAGGCCAGCGCATCCATCGCCTCGATTGGGCGAGTCGCCAACAGGCCAGTTGGAGCGTCCCCGAGCGTGTGGGCTGTATCGCGATGAGCACCCGGGGCACGGTGATTGCCGCCATGGAATCGGGGATCTTTGAACTGGCCCTCACCGATGCGCCAACAGCACAGGTCACGCGCTTGGCAACGGTTGCACACCCCCAAGCCAATATGCGCTTCAACGACGGCCGCTGCGACGCGCAAGGCCGCTTCTGGGCGGGCACCATGGTGCAAGACATGCGCTTGGCAAGCCCCGCAGGTGGCATTTACTGTTTTGACGAAAACGGCTTGCGTGGCCCATTGCTGCAGGGCTACATCACGCCCAACGGAATGGCATTTAGCCCTGAGGGCAACACCGCCTATCTGTCTGACTCACACCCCACGCGCCTGAAGATTTGGCAGCACAGCTTCAATGGCACCGATGGAAGCTGGGGCCCTCAGGTGGAGTGGGTCAACATGGCAGAGCACCCGGGACGCCCGGATGGTGCGGCCGTGGATGCTGACGGTTGCTACTGGATTTGCGGCATTGACGCGGGCCAGCTCCACCAATTCAGCCCGCAAGGCGAGTTGCTGCAATCCATTGCGCTGCCCATGAGCAAACCCACCAAATGCGCGTTCGGTGGTCCAGAGCTACGCCACCTGTTTGTGACATCTCTGCAACCCGCAGCGCCCACCCAAGGATTCGACGCTTCGCTCGACGGTGCCCTGCTGGTGCTAGAGCCCGGCGTACAGGGCCTGCCCGAACCACTGTTTTCCCGTTTTCCCGTCCGTTAA
- a CDS encoding TRAP transporter small permease: MYTRFCATLSKLSLMLAVAGLIVLIACVQYQVIGRYVFNDTPTWAEALALLLVLYITALGVAVGVRDAGHIGMDSIISLLPDSLRLKLEIVIHVLVGIFGALMAYNGYIWAALKWNDQKPMLPIPSSMDYVPLIIAGVLVVLFTIEHVIALVQGKEVVPSWN, encoded by the coding sequence ATGTACACCCGCTTCTGTGCCACCCTGTCCAAGCTCAGTCTGATGCTTGCGGTGGCGGGCCTCATCGTGTTGATCGCCTGCGTGCAATACCAGGTCATCGGGCGCTATGTGTTCAACGACACGCCCACCTGGGCCGAGGCTTTGGCCCTGCTGCTTGTGCTCTACATCACCGCGCTGGGCGTGGCCGTGGGCGTGCGCGACGCGGGCCACATCGGCATGGATTCCATCATCAGCTTGCTCCCCGACAGCCTGCGTTTGAAGCTGGAAATCGTGATCCATGTGCTTGTGGGCATTTTCGGCGCGCTGATGGCCTACAACGGCTATATCTGGGCCGCCCTGAAGTGGAACGACCAGAAGCCCATGCTGCCCATTCCCTCCAGCATGGACTACGTACCCCTCATCATCGCCGGCGTGTTGGTGGTGCTCTTTACGATTGAACATGTGATTGCCCTCGTGCAGGGCAAGGAAGTGGTGCCGTCATGGAACTGA
- the garL gene encoding 2-dehydro-3-deoxyglucarate aldolase, giving the protein MTYPTPYRPFPNQFKIDLLAGKRLIGCWASLASPITAEVLGVAGFDWILLDGEHSPNDVITFVPQLMALKDSVSAPFVRPTSNNAIEIKRLLDAGFYNFLVPFVESADEARQAVAATRYPPEGMRGVSVAQRSNRYGTVANYFQEANQHMCVAVQIESRQAVAATAEIAAVPGVDCIFVGPSDLAAGYGHLGNANHPEVQEAIASVFAQAKAQGKPTGILAPVEADARRYMDMGATFVAVGSDLGVFRNATQALRDRYLS; this is encoded by the coding sequence ATGACCTACCCCACCCCTTACCGCCCCTTTCCCAATCAATTCAAAATCGATCTGCTGGCAGGCAAACGACTGATCGGCTGCTGGGCATCCTTGGCCAGCCCCATCACCGCCGAGGTTCTGGGCGTGGCTGGTTTTGACTGGATTTTGCTGGACGGCGAACATTCCCCCAATGATGTGATTACCTTTGTTCCGCAGTTGATGGCACTCAAAGACAGCGTAAGTGCGCCGTTCGTTCGCCCCACTAGCAATAACGCCATTGAGATCAAGCGCCTGCTGGACGCCGGCTTTTACAACTTTCTGGTGCCCTTCGTGGAATCTGCAGACGAAGCACGCCAGGCCGTTGCCGCCACCCGTTACCCGCCCGAGGGCATGCGTGGTGTGTCGGTGGCCCAGCGCAGCAACCGCTATGGCACGGTGGCTAACTACTTTCAGGAGGCCAACCAACACATGTGCGTAGCCGTTCAGATTGAGAGCCGCCAAGCGGTGGCCGCCACGGCAGAGATTGCTGCTGTGCCGGGTGTGGACTGCATTTTTGTAGGCCCCTCCGACCTGGCGGCCGGTTACGGGCATCTGGGCAATGCCAACCATCCCGAAGTGCAAGAAGCGATTGCCAGCGTGTTCGCCCAGGCCAAGGCGCAAGGCAAGCCCACCGGCATTCTGGCGCCTGTCGAAGCGGATGCGCGCCGCTACATGGACATGGGCGCGACCTTTGTGGCGGTAGGCAGCGACCTGGGGGTGTTTCGCAATGCTACGCAGGCTTTGCGGGACCGGTACCTTAGTTAA
- the gudD gene encoding glucarate dehydratase — MTSSENPSVRGAPVVTALRVIPVAGHDGMLMNLSGAHAPFFTRNIVILTDSSGNTGVGEVPGGEKIRQTLEDAASLVVGQSIGNYNAILNRMREAFAARDSEGRGLQTFDLRVAIHAVTAVESALLDLLGKFLGVPVAALLGDGQQRSSVAVLGYLFYVGDRQKTDLPYISEPDQADDWKRLRHEKAMDADGVVRLAEAAFARYGFQDFKLKGGVLRGEEEVEAIRALHARFPQARITLDPNGGWLLNDAVRLCRDLHGVMAYAEDPCGAEGVFSGREVVAEFRRATGLPTATNMIATDWRELAHSLALQSVDIPLADPHFWTMQGSVRVAQVCQTWGLTWGSHSNNHFDVSLAMFTHVAAAAPGKVTAIDTHWIWQDGQRLTTDPLQIVGGQIAVPTTPGLGVELDMVEVEKAHQLYLQHGLGARNDAMAMQYLIPGWKFDPKRPCLVR; from the coding sequence ATGACTTCGTCTGAAAACCCCTCTGTGCGCGGCGCCCCTGTGGTGACTGCTCTGCGCGTCATTCCGGTTGCCGGCCATGACGGCATGCTGATGAACCTGAGCGGTGCCCACGCACCGTTTTTTACCCGCAACATCGTCATCCTGACCGACAGCAGCGGCAACACCGGTGTGGGCGAAGTGCCCGGCGGCGAGAAGATCCGCCAGACGCTGGAAGATGCTGCCTCCTTGGTGGTGGGCCAGTCGATTGGCAACTACAACGCCATCCTCAACCGCATGCGCGAAGCCTTTGCCGCCCGCGATAGCGAGGGGCGTGGCCTGCAGACCTTTGACCTGCGCGTGGCGATTCATGCGGTCACCGCGGTGGAAAGTGCCTTGCTCGATTTGCTGGGCAAATTCCTGGGCGTGCCGGTGGCGGCCTTGTTGGGTGACGGCCAACAGCGCAGCAGCGTCGCGGTGCTGGGCTACCTGTTCTATGTGGGCGACCGCCAGAAGACTGACTTGCCCTACATCAGCGAGCCGGATCAGGCAGATGACTGGAAGCGCCTGCGCCACGAGAAAGCCATGGACGCCGACGGCGTGGTGCGTTTGGCCGAGGCCGCTTTTGCGCGCTACGGCTTTCAGGATTTCAAGCTCAAGGGCGGTGTGCTGCGCGGCGAAGAAGAGGTGGAGGCCATCCGCGCCCTGCATGCCCGCTTCCCCCAAGCCCGCATCACCCTGGACCCGAACGGCGGTTGGCTGTTGAATGACGCGGTGCGCCTGTGCCGTGACCTGCATGGCGTGATGGCCTACGCCGAAGACCCCTGCGGTGCCGAAGGCGTGTTTTCCGGCCGCGAAGTCGTGGCTGAGTTCCGCCGCGCCACCGGCCTGCCCACTGCCACCAACATGATTGCCACCGACTGGCGCGAGCTGGCGCATTCGCTGGCCTTGCAGTCGGTGGACATTCCCTTGGCTGACCCGCATTTCTGGACCATGCAGGGCTCGGTGCGCGTGGCGCAGGTCTGCCAGACCTGGGGCCTGACCTGGGGCTCGCATTCCAACAACCACTTTGACGTGTCGCTGGCCATGTTCACCCATGTCGCGGCCGCTGCACCCGGCAAGGTCACAGCCATTGACACCCATTGGATCTGGCAGGACGGCCAGCGCCTGACCACAGACCCGCTGCAGATTGTGGGCGGCCAAATTGCGGTGCCCACCACGCCCGGTTTGGGTGTGGAGTTGGACATGGTTGAAGTGGAAAAAGCCCACCAGCTCTACCTCCAGCACGGCTTGGGCGCACGCAACGACGCGATGGCCATGCAGTACCTGATCCCCGGCTGGAAGTTCGATCCCAAGCGCCCCTGCCTGGTACGCTAA
- a CDS encoding TRAP transporter substrate-binding protein, producing MKLVPTVLAAAVAALSLAAHATEFKSADIHNSDDYPTVTAVKFMSEELKKTSGGKHSIKVFNKGALGTEKETIDQVKIGALDMVRVNISPMNSVCAKTNIPVLPFLFRSVEHLHKVLDGPIGEEIAKDCEAAGFVLLAYYDSGSRSIYSKKPVKSVADTKGMKIRVQQSDLWVAVAGAMGANPTPMPAGEVLTALKTGLVDAAENNYPSYGSGFRHFEAAKYYNKTEHSMAPEVLLFSKISWDKLPKGEQDQVRAAAKASIAFNRQAWAAYEKKEFEMVKAAGTEIVEVDKKSFQDVMGPVYDKFANTPDLKRLVKAVQDTK from the coding sequence ATGAAACTCGTACCCACCGTCTTGGCCGCTGCAGTGGCCGCATTGAGCTTGGCAGCCCACGCTACCGAATTCAAGTCTGCCGACATCCACAACTCGGACGACTACCCCACCGTGACCGCCGTCAAATTCATGAGTGAAGAGCTCAAGAAGACCTCGGGCGGCAAGCACAGCATCAAAGTGTTCAACAAGGGCGCTTTAGGCACCGAGAAAGAAACCATCGACCAGGTGAAGATCGGCGCGCTGGACATGGTGCGCGTCAACATCAGCCCTATGAACTCGGTGTGTGCCAAGACCAACATCCCGGTGCTGCCTTTCTTGTTCCGCTCGGTAGAACATTTGCACAAAGTGCTGGACGGCCCGATTGGGGAAGAAATCGCCAAGGACTGTGAAGCCGCAGGCTTTGTGCTGCTGGCTTACTACGACTCCGGCTCACGCTCCATTTACAGCAAGAAACCCGTGAAGTCCGTTGCCGACACCAAGGGCATGAAAATCCGCGTGCAACAGTCCGACCTGTGGGTGGCCGTGGCCGGTGCCATGGGTGCCAACCCCACCCCCATGCCCGCTGGCGAAGTGCTCACAGCCCTGAAGACGGGCTTGGTAGACGCGGCTGAGAACAACTACCCGTCTTACGGCTCCGGCTTCCGCCATTTTGAGGCCGCGAAGTACTACAACAAGACCGAGCACTCCATGGCGCCTGAGGTGCTCTTGTTCTCCAAAATCTCATGGGACAAGCTGCCTAAGGGCGAGCAAGACCAAGTGCGCGCGGCCGCCAAGGCGTCTATCGCCTTCAACCGCCAAGCCTGGGCTGCCTACGAGAAGAAAGAGTTTGAGATGGTGAAAGCCGCCGGCACAGAGATTGTGGAAGTGGACAAAAAGTCCTTCCAGGACGTCATGGGCCCGGTGTACGACAAGTTTGCCAATACCCCTGACCTCAAGCGCTTGGTGAAGGCCGTGCAAGACACGAAGTAA
- a CDS encoding FadR/GntR family transcriptional regulator, with the protein MAEKHEEVRPRRAKGLVNEVVESLALSIREGGIKPGDKLPTETEIMGRFDVSRTVVREAISRLQANRLVETRHGVGTFALLPPSSTNFQIADVDFATVADVIALLELRISLETEAAGLAAQRRTEANLQAMQSMLDAFQKSIEEDSDAVPSDFSFHMEVAKATGNRHFADLMTYLGTMIIPRTRINTASSAPEGRLAYLRRVHGEHEYIFNAIRNQDADAARAAMRTHLANSKDRLRKSQADAV; encoded by the coding sequence ATGGCTGAAAAGCACGAGGAAGTACGCCCACGGCGGGCCAAAGGCCTGGTCAATGAAGTTGTGGAGAGCCTGGCGCTCAGTATTCGAGAAGGCGGCATCAAGCCTGGCGACAAACTGCCCACGGAGACAGAAATCATGGGGCGTTTTGATGTCAGCCGCACCGTGGTGCGCGAGGCTATTTCCCGCTTGCAAGCCAACCGTTTGGTGGAAACGCGGCATGGCGTTGGCACCTTTGCGCTGCTGCCTCCCAGTAGTACGAATTTTCAAATCGCAGATGTGGACTTTGCCACCGTCGCCGACGTCATTGCCCTGCTGGAACTGCGTATTTCACTGGAAACCGAGGCGGCTGGCCTTGCCGCGCAGCGCCGCACCGAGGCCAACTTGCAGGCCATGCAATCCATGCTGGATGCGTTCCAAAAATCCATTGAAGAAGACTCGGATGCCGTGCCTTCTGACTTCAGCTTTCACATGGAAGTTGCCAAGGCCACAGGCAACCGCCACTTTGCGGATTTGATGACCTACCTGGGTACCATGATCATTCCGCGCACGCGCATCAACACCGCCAGCAGCGCGCCGGAAGGGCGCCTGGCCTACTTGCGGCGCGTGCATGGTGAGCACGAATACATCTTCAACGCCATCCGCAACCAAGATGCAGATGCCGCCCGCGCGGCCATGCGCACCCACTTGGCCAACAGCAAAGACCGGTTGAGAAAGTCGCAGGCTGACGCGGTTTAG
- a CDS encoding NAD-dependent epimerase/dehydratase family protein translates to MTIKVHHTLLMTGAAGGLGTAMRDRLKANCEVLRLSDRQDFGPARAGEEMMLADLANAQQVDAAVDGVQAIVHFGGMSVEGPFEPILQANILGVYNLYEAARKHGVKRVVFASSNHVTGFYKQSETITLNHPARPDSLYGVSKAFGEDLSRMYFDRYGIETACLRIGSSFAEPRDRRMLASWLSFDDLHRLVTACLTTPVLGHTAIFGVSDNAVAWYDNAAARHVGFVPQDSSTPFREAVYARTPEPDVTDPAVIYQGGGFLFQGEPMTAHLAQPKKS, encoded by the coding sequence ATGACAATTAAAGTACACCACACTTTGCTAATGACCGGTGCCGCAGGCGGCTTGGGCACAGCCATGCGGGACCGTTTGAAGGCCAATTGCGAGGTGTTGCGCCTCTCTGACCGCCAAGATTTTGGCCCTGCCCGTGCAGGCGAAGAGATGATGCTGGCGGATTTGGCCAATGCGCAACAAGTAGACGCCGCTGTAGACGGCGTGCAGGCCATCGTGCACTTTGGCGGCATGTCGGTCGAAGGACCGTTTGAGCCCATCCTGCAGGCCAACATTCTGGGTGTGTACAACTTATACGAAGCCGCACGCAAGCATGGGGTAAAGCGCGTGGTGTTCGCCAGTTCTAACCATGTCACGGGTTTTTACAAGCAAAGCGAGACCATCACCCTCAACCACCCTGCCCGCCCTGACAGTCTGTACGGCGTGAGCAAAGCCTTTGGTGAAGACCTCTCGCGCATGTACTTTGACCGCTATGGCATTGAAACCGCGTGCCTGCGCATCGGCTCCTCCTTTGCGGAGCCACGCGACCGCCGCATGCTGGCGAGCTGGCTCAGCTTTGACGACTTGCACCGCTTGGTCACCGCCTGCCTGACCACGCCGGTGCTCGGGCACACCGCCATCTTTGGCGTATCCGACAACGCGGTCGCTTGGTACGACAACGCCGCCGCACGCCATGTGGGCTTTGTTCCACAAGACAGCTCTACGCCGTTTCGCGAAGCCGTGTATGCACGCACGCCAGAACCCGATGTCACAGACCCGGCGGTCATTTACCAAGGCGGCGGCTTCCTGTTTCAGGGCGAGCCCATGACCGCGCATTTGGCCCAGCCCAAGAAGTCTTGA
- a CDS encoding TRAP transporter large permease, whose protein sequence is MELTILGVSFGLLLLIGVPVGFAVGLSSVATIIAAGLPVAVVFQKMVGGMQVFSFLAIPFFVFAGELMLHGGIAQRIVRFANSLVGHVRGGLGMSNVLGCTLFGGVAGSPVADVSAMGSVMIPLMKKEGYDTDYAVNVTTHASLVGALMPTSHNLILYTLATAGIASVSVLGMILACVVPALLLTGLNLLAAYGVAIQRGYPTRGAFQGWGEVFNSFVAALPGLLIVGIILVGILSGVFTATESAATAVLWALLITAVAYRSLSWNDFIKSCAKACKTTGVVLFLIGISNAFGYFLAMYEVPERTGELMSTVTQNPWMIFLMINIALFVLGTFLDMAPTLLICTPIFLPIAQKFGMDPTQFGVVILINCALGLNTPPVGTTQAVGCAIGGISVGEVMRSILPFYGALLACMMLVTYVPAFSLWLPTMVLGH, encoded by the coding sequence ATGGAACTGACTATTTTGGGTGTGAGCTTCGGCTTGCTGTTGCTGATCGGCGTGCCTGTGGGCTTTGCCGTGGGCCTGTCATCGGTGGCTACCATCATTGCTGCCGGCTTACCGGTCGCCGTGGTGTTCCAGAAGATGGTGGGGGGCATGCAGGTGTTCTCCTTTCTGGCGATTCCCTTCTTCGTGTTTGCCGGTGAACTAATGCTGCATGGCGGCATTGCCCAGCGCATCGTGCGCTTTGCCAACAGCCTGGTGGGCCACGTGCGTGGTGGTTTGGGCATGTCCAACGTATTGGGATGTACCTTGTTCGGCGGTGTGGCCGGATCACCGGTGGCCGACGTGTCCGCCATGGGCTCGGTCATGATTCCCCTGATGAAAAAGGAGGGCTACGACACCGACTACGCGGTGAACGTGACCACCCACGCCTCCCTGGTGGGTGCACTGATGCCGACCAGCCACAACCTGATTCTTTACACACTGGCCACCGCTGGCATTGCGTCGGTGAGTGTGCTTGGAATGATCTTGGCCTGCGTGGTACCCGCCCTGCTGCTGACCGGCTTGAACCTGCTCGCAGCCTACGGCGTGGCCATCCAACGCGGGTACCCGACACGGGGTGCCTTCCAAGGCTGGGGAGAGGTTTTCAATAGCTTTGTCGCTGCGCTGCCGGGCTTGCTGATTGTGGGAATCATCCTGGTGGGCATCTTGTCGGGCGTGTTCACCGCCACCGAGTCGGCAGCGACTGCCGTGCTGTGGGCTCTGCTGATCACCGCAGTAGCTTACCGCTCGCTGTCTTGGAATGACTTCATCAAGTCGTGCGCCAAGGCGTGCAAGACCACGGGTGTGGTGCTGTTCCTGATCGGCATCTCAAATGCATTCGGCTACTTCCTTGCCATGTACGAAGTGCCCGAGCGCACCGGTGAGTTGATGAGCACGGTGACCCAGAACCCCTGGATGATTTTCCTGATGATCAACATCGCCTTGTTCGTGCTGGGCACTTTCCTGGACATGGCCCCCACCCTGCTGATCTGCACGCCCATCTTTCTGCCCATTGCGCAAAAGTTCGGCATGGACCCCACCCAGTTCGGCGTGGTGATTCTGATCAATTGCGCGCTGGGCCTCAACACCCCTCCGGTGGGTACCACGCAAGCCGTAGGGTGCGCAATAGGCGGTATCTCCGTGGGTGAAGTCATGCGCTCCATCCTGCCGTTCTACGGCGCCTTGCTGGCCTGCATGATGTTGGTCACCTACGTGCCAGCGTTCTCTTTGTGGCTGCCCACGATGGTCTTGGGTCACTAA